In bacterium, the following proteins share a genomic window:
- a CDS encoding radical SAM protein, whose translation MPNNKVMFIQPPFFRLFKDTFSFNGYPFSLGYLAGTVKKETSWEVSAYNSDFNPKSVLGNDNVTFSFQAGEGYTNYINNLADASAPIWNEIRETIGKVSPTVVGISCTSQNFKAVERVAQIAKDIDSSTLVLVGGPHPSMVGSEVLKCGAIDIAARGEGERTILEVLDAVLQKKSFSHIYGIAYRSHGQVIETGPRDLIQDLDSLCFPYDSMEEVLIGYDQYPLNAFGSIFASRGCPFGCTFCGSRKIWGRTVRLRSPGNVVKELARLQKRGFTSVRFADDSFGVNRKWLKELCETIKLKCPDLKWKCEMNVGVINDETLSLMKSAGCHMIELGIESGDNRVLKEIKKGITIEQALVACKLVNKYGIELQAYIMAGFPQETEESLLNTRNAIRKINGYICFNVFSPFPGTELYELCKEKKLIADDYDVCLHSYQNLDSFCISLPRDKFRKIVSEMIREVDRKNKLNRIRRIFSTNTIWRLKEYGLMKGMKKGVRIMFARKSLYP comes from the coding sequence ATGCCAAATAATAAAGTCATGTTTATCCAGCCCCCTTTCTTCAGGCTTTTCAAGGATACCTTCTCATTTAATGGATATCCGTTCTCTTTGGGTTATCTTGCGGGAACCGTGAAAAAAGAAACGTCATGGGAGGTTTCTGCGTATAATTCCGACTTCAATCCCAAATCCGTTTTGGGTAACGATAATGTTACGTTCTCCTTTCAGGCGGGAGAAGGCTACACCAATTACATTAATAATCTTGCGGATGCGAGTGCCCCGATCTGGAACGAGATTCGGGAGACCATCGGAAAAGTCAGTCCCACTGTCGTTGGCATTTCTTGCACATCCCAGAATTTCAAGGCCGTTGAAAGGGTTGCCCAGATCGCCAAAGACATTGATAGCAGCACTTTGGTCCTCGTTGGCGGGCCTCATCCTTCCATGGTCGGTTCGGAGGTACTCAAGTGTGGTGCGATTGACATTGCCGCGAGAGGGGAAGGGGAGCGGACCATCCTTGAAGTCCTTGATGCGGTTTTACAGAAGAAATCGTTTAGCCACATATATGGCATTGCCTATCGCAGTCATGGCCAGGTTATTGAAACCGGACCACGGGATTTGATTCAGGATTTGGATTCGCTTTGTTTTCCGTATGATTCGATGGAAGAGGTGCTTATCGGGTATGACCAGTATCCATTGAACGCGTTTGGTTCAATCTTCGCGTCCCGTGGATGTCCTTTTGGCTGTACTTTCTGCGGATCACGGAAAATCTGGGGCCGAACAGTGCGGCTACGATCTCCGGGGAATGTTGTCAAGGAGCTTGCACGACTCCAGAAACGGGGATTCACTTCGGTCAGGTTTGCAGACGACTCTTTTGGCGTAAACAGGAAATGGCTGAAAGAATTATGCGAAACGATTAAGTTGAAATGCCCTGATTTGAAATGGAAATGCGAGATGAATGTCGGCGTGATCAATGATGAAACTTTGTCCCTCATGAAATCGGCGGGATGTCATATGATCGAACTGGGTATTGAATCGGGCGATAATCGGGTGTTGAAGGAAATCAAGAAGGGCATCACGATCGAACAGGCTCTGGTCGCCTGCAAATTGGTCAATAAATACGGGATCGAACTTCAGGCCTACATAATGGCCGGGTTTCCTCAAGAGACGGAAGAGTCACTGCTTAATACCCGCAACGCCATCCGGAAAATTAACGGGTATATCTGTTTCAACGTTTTTAGCCCGTTCCCAGGGACGGAACTGTATGAGTTGTGCAAAGAAAAGAAGCTCATCGCCGACGATTATGACGTTTGCCTGCACAGTTATCAAAACCTGGACAGTTTCTGTATATCTCTGCCGAGGGATAAATTCAGAAAAATCGTCTCTGAAATGATTCGGGAAGTTGACCGGAAAAACAAACTCAATCGGATTAGGCGAATATTTTCCACCAATACGATCTGGCGATTGAAAGAGTATGGCCTTATGAAAGGGATGAAAAAAGGGGTTCGGATAATGTTTGCAAGGAAATCCTTGTATCCATGA
- the asnB gene encoding asparagine synthase (glutamine-hydrolyzing): protein MCGIVGIFKEVSGEPPSESALRQMLAMIRHRGPDEFGIYLDRRVGLGSARLSIIDLSGGQQPICNEDGTLWIVFNGEIFNYLELRPELESRGHQFATHTDTEVLLHLYEEYGSRCLEKLNGQFAFAIWNSRDQTLFLARDRLGIRPLFYTRSNGCLIFGSEIKAILSDPRVKAELDPVTLDQIFTFWSPLSPLTAFKGIVELPPGHYFLAHKEEFTIRQYWEPEFQCADEFTGASARSRFLDEYLEEFEHLLVEAVRLRLRADVPVGAYLSGGLDSSIIASIIRNYTQNHLDTFSISFSDVNFDESVFQRQMAQFLGTDHQVVHATYDDIGRVFPEVIWHTEIPVMRTSPAPMFLLSKLVRDSGYKVVLTGEGADEFLVGYDIFKEAKIRRFWASQPESTRRPMLFGRLYADIAELGRNNPALLAEFFRGGLTEVNAPTYSHAVRWRNNRRTCRFFSGSLKQELAGQSLSAIEQIVYPSQFSRWGSLEQAQFIEITVFMSQYLLSSQGDRVTMAHSVEGRYPFLDYRVVAFCNRLPANLKLHGLTEKYMLKKLGRKWLPREIWRRPKRPYRAPVQRSFFNEKGHDYVRELLSPEKVKMTGLFNPAAVSQLVMKAKQGIPLGETGEMALVGIISTQLVHHQFVEKLRLPPPLSADEPVKVCNRGGNK from the coding sequence ATGTGTGGAATAGTAGGCATATTCAAAGAAGTTTCGGGCGAACCGCCTAGCGAAAGCGCTCTTCGCCAGATGCTGGCCATGATTCGGCATCGGGGTCCCGATGAGTTTGGAATCTATCTTGATAGACGTGTGGGGCTTGGTAGCGCGCGGCTGAGCATTATCGACCTGTCAGGCGGTCAACAACCCATCTGCAATGAGGACGGTACACTTTGGATTGTATTCAACGGCGAAATATTCAATTACCTTGAACTGCGACCGGAACTGGAATCTCGCGGACACCAATTTGCGACCCATACGGACACCGAGGTTCTGTTGCATCTGTATGAGGAATATGGCTCGCGATGTCTGGAAAAGCTGAATGGCCAATTTGCTTTCGCCATCTGGAATTCCCGCGACCAGACTCTTTTTCTCGCCCGTGACCGGCTGGGCATTCGTCCGCTGTTCTACACCCGATCCAACGGGTGTCTCATTTTTGGCTCAGAGATCAAGGCGATCTTGTCTGACCCGCGCGTCAAGGCCGAGCTGGATCCCGTTACGCTTGATCAAATCTTCACCTTTTGGAGTCCACTCTCACCGCTCACGGCTTTTAAGGGAATTGTTGAACTCCCGCCGGGACACTATTTTCTGGCTCATAAGGAAGAGTTCACCATTCGGCAGTATTGGGAACCTGAGTTTCAATGCGCGGATGAATTCACGGGCGCATCTGCCCGGTCTCGATTCCTGGATGAGTATCTGGAGGAATTTGAACACCTGCTGGTGGAGGCCGTACGGCTTCGTTTGCGAGCTGATGTGCCGGTGGGTGCCTACTTGAGCGGTGGTCTGGATTCATCCATTATCGCTTCGATTATTCGCAATTATACGCAAAACCATCTGGATACGTTTTCTATCTCATTCAGCGATGTGAATTTTGACGAGAGTGTCTTTCAAAGACAGATGGCACAGTTTCTTGGGACGGACCATCAGGTGGTTCATGCCACATACGATGACATCGGGCGTGTTTTCCCGGAGGTAATCTGGCACACCGAGATCCCCGTGATGCGCACTTCTCCCGCGCCAATGTTTCTATTGTCCAAACTGGTGCGGGATTCCGGATACAAGGTCGTGCTTACGGGAGAAGGTGCCGATGAATTCCTGGTCGGCTACGACATTTTCAAGGAAGCCAAGATCAGACGTTTCTGGGCCAGTCAGCCTGAATCCACGCGGCGTCCAATGCTTTTCGGTCGGCTTTATGCCGATATTGCGGAGTTAGGCAGAAACAATCCTGCCCTCCTGGCGGAGTTCTTCAGAGGGGGATTGACTGAAGTGAATGCGCCAACTTATTCGCATGCTGTGCGTTGGCGGAATAACCGACGGACCTGTCGCTTTTTCTCTGGAAGTTTAAAGCAGGAATTGGCGGGACAATCTTTATCAGCCATAGAGCAGATCGTCTACCCGTCTCAATTTTCACGCTGGGGCTCTCTGGAACAGGCGCAATTTATTGAAATAACCGTCTTTATGTCGCAATACCTGCTCTCTTCTCAGGGCGACCGCGTTACGATGGCCCATTCCGTCGAAGGACGCTACCCTTTTCTGGACTATCGCGTTGTCGCGTTCTGTAATCGCCTACCCGCTAATCTGAAGTTGCATGGCTTGACCGAGAAATACATGTTAAAAAAACTTGGTCGTAAGTGGCTTCCCAGGGAAATATGGAGGCGGCCCAAACGCCCCTACCGCGCCCCCGTCCAGCGTAGTTTCTTCAATGAAAAGGGGCATGATTATGTGCGCGAGTTGCTGTCACCCGAAAAAGTAAAAATGACGGGTTTGTTCAATCCGGCGGCCGTAAGTCAACTTGTTATGAAAGCCAAGCAAGGAATTCCGCTCGGTGAGACAGGTGAAATGGCCTTGGTGGGGATTATATCCACACAACTGGTTCATCATCAATTTGTCGAAAAGTTGAGATTGCCTCCTCCGCTTTCGGCGGATGAACCAGTTAAAGTGTGCAATAGGGGAGGTAATAAATAA
- a CDS encoding GNAT family N-acetyltransferase, with translation MSEQVTLIVPETDPRWDRFVESHPLGMVYHLSGWKRVMEASFPHMKGHYLTLLDGTSDNIRAAMPLFEVRSWLTGKRLVSIPFASGCDPLISTSDDFAILFDSSLSLSRKLGISRVEIRTYRALPLVQDGRLGRSGLYKIHYLSLEQGPEQLWKNFHRSCIRQKISRAIKNELTMRTVESKSDLQAFYRLYVMTRQRLCLPPQPYTFFESLWDTFFEKNHITALLAIKDGKPIAGLMLFHFKDRVSAEFGVSDHTYWDFNPNHYLFWEAIQSACRQGFEVFDFGRTSPHNRELMDFKGRWGAVEADLVEFQYPRKVRNEVTVREHSGSYQLMRRLLQYVPESMFERFGGFCYRHLG, from the coding sequence ATGTCAGAGCAAGTCACATTAATAGTGCCGGAAACAGATCCACGTTGGGACAGGTTTGTCGAGAGCCATCCCTTGGGTATGGTTTACCATTTGTCTGGGTGGAAGCGGGTGATGGAAGCGAGCTTTCCTCACATGAAGGGCCATTACCTGACCCTGTTGGATGGAACGAGTGACAACATCCGGGCGGCGATGCCCCTATTTGAGGTAAGAAGTTGGCTTACTGGCAAAAGACTGGTTAGTATTCCCTTCGCCTCAGGGTGTGATCCTTTGATTTCGACCAGTGATGATTTTGCCATTCTCTTTGATTCTTCCCTTTCCTTGTCCCGTAAACTCGGAATCTCCAGGGTTGAAATCAGAACGTACAGGGCTCTGCCATTGGTCCAAGATGGCCGGCTTGGGCGTAGTGGACTTTATAAGATTCACTATCTTTCACTGGAGCAGGGGCCGGAACAGTTATGGAAAAACTTCCATCGGTCTTGCATCAGGCAAAAAATATCGCGGGCCATTAAGAACGAACTGACCATGCGAACTGTGGAAAGTAAATCTGACTTGCAGGCTTTTTATCGGCTCTACGTGATGACCCGACAGCGGCTTTGTCTTCCGCCCCAGCCCTATACTTTCTTTGAATCTCTATGGGACACGTTTTTCGAAAAAAACCATATTACGGCGTTGCTTGCGATCAAAGACGGGAAACCAATTGCCGGCCTGATGCTCTTCCATTTTAAGGATCGTGTTTCCGCGGAGTTTGGGGTTTCCGATCATACTTATTGGGACTTTAATCCAAACCATTATCTGTTCTGGGAGGCGATCCAATCAGCCTGTCGCCAGGGATTTGAAGTTTTTGATTTCGGCCGGACTTCACCCCATAATCGGGAGTTAATGGATTTTAAGGGGCGCTGGGGTGCTGTTGAGGCTGATTTGGTGGAATTCCAGTATCCGCGAAAAGTTCGCAATGAGGTTACTGTACGCGAGCATTCTGGATCTTACCAGTTGATGAGGCGTCTATTGCAATATGTCCCAGAATCGATGTTCGAGCGATTTGGTGGCTTTTGCTATCGTCATTTAGGCTAA
- a CDS encoding SPASM domain-containing protein — MSEAAKLGVKRIHLYLHGEPLLHPRLPEMVRFIKNSGLVLHIITNGVNLDSTLMKELMSAGLTSADHIMFSILANSAALHEQIMKGVSHDCVVGNITALLEHRKKSGANGPVIEVICYAIKENCREIDDFLNHWRGRVDHARISGRISEHFAKKHTGETTSFERTDTCPNIWERLTVFWNGDVTICCADLDGDYVIGNLASQSIREIWNCQKLDEVRKLHQKKQFHSIPICQRCDM; from the coding sequence ATTTCAGAGGCAGCTAAACTTGGCGTTAAAAGAATTCATCTTTACTTACACGGAGAACCACTCCTACATCCGCGTCTTCCAGAAATGGTTCGGTTTATAAAAAACTCCGGATTGGTTCTGCACATAATCACTAATGGTGTGAATCTGGATTCGACATTGATGAAAGAATTAATGAGTGCGGGGTTAACCAGCGCAGACCATATCATGTTTTCAATATTAGCAAACTCAGCAGCACTTCATGAGCAGATCATGAAAGGGGTAAGCCATGATTGCGTGGTTGGCAATATTACGGCATTACTCGAACATAGGAAAAAGAGTGGTGCGAACGGCCCCGTAATTGAAGTGATTTGTTATGCCATAAAAGAGAATTGTCGCGAAATTGATGATTTTCTAAACCATTGGCGTGGCCGGGTAGATCACGCCCGCATTTCCGGACGAATTTCGGAGCATTTCGCAAAAAAGCATACGGGTGAGACGACTTCATTTGAAAGGACAGATACATGTCCGAACATTTGGGAGCGATTGACTGTGTTCTGGAATGGAGACGTAACGATTTGCTGTGCAGATCTTGATGGTGATTATGTGATTGGAAACCTTGCATCCCAATCGATTCGTGAAATATGGAACTGCCAGAAATTGGACGAAGTCCGCAAGCTTCATCAGAAGAAACAGTTTCACAGCATTCCTATTTGTCAAAGATGCGATATGTAA